In Bryobacteraceae bacterium, the following proteins share a genomic window:
- a CDS encoding tannase/feruloyl esterase family alpha/beta hydrolase translates to MRLLLLAAVPLFAQTPCSEMARLRDVTRAEQTATHCRLSITLRPTADSEIASEVWLPPAAAWNGKFLMEGGGGFVGNVNTGGMANAVREGYATASTDTGHTGRSGSFALGHPEKVTDFAYRAVHETAVKAKALMAAYYGRAPRLSYWEGCSTGGRQGLMSAQRYPEDFDGIVAGAPANNQIFLCAWRMRLLMTALKSPRHGLPDEKLKLLNDAVLDKCDAIDGVRDRLLEDPRECDFDPAVLKCSGAETATCLTAQQMETVRAAYTDIRKSTGELIYPRLPFGGELGWRVPGRANEPGGMDIDMFRYIANQDPAWDWRSFDLEKDVERALEHGRDIHAVDPDLARFKARGGKLLIYHGWSDGGSGGAISAMNTVSYYESVRKQMGARQDDWLRLFLVPGMAHCGGGTGPNQFHALAALERWREGGEAPASIVAARVNEFGRVDMTRPLCPYPQRAVYKGTGSTNDAANFTCKAD, encoded by the coding sequence ATGCGCCTTTTATTGCTGGCCGCCGTTCCGCTCTTCGCGCAGACCCCGTGCTCCGAGATGGCGCGCCTGCGTGACGTTACCCGCGCCGAGCAAACCGCGACGCACTGCCGGCTCTCGATCACGCTGCGGCCCACGGCGGATTCGGAGATCGCCTCCGAAGTCTGGCTGCCGCCGGCCGCCGCGTGGAACGGCAAATTTCTGATGGAAGGCGGAGGCGGCTTCGTCGGCAACGTTAACACCGGTGGCATGGCAAACGCCGTTCGCGAGGGTTACGCCACCGCGTCTACCGACACCGGCCACACCGGCCGAAGCGGCAGCTTCGCGCTCGGCCATCCCGAGAAAGTCACGGACTTCGCCTACCGCGCCGTTCACGAAACCGCCGTGAAGGCCAAGGCGCTCATGGCGGCCTACTACGGACGCGCGCCCCGCCTTTCATATTGGGAGGGCTGCTCCACCGGCGGACGCCAGGGGCTGATGTCGGCGCAGCGCTACCCGGAAGACTTCGACGGCATCGTTGCCGGCGCGCCGGCCAATAACCAGATCTTCCTCTGCGCGTGGCGCATGCGTTTGTTGATGACGGCGCTGAAGTCGCCGCGGCACGGGCTCCCGGACGAGAAACTGAAGCTGCTCAACGATGCCGTGCTGGACAAGTGCGACGCCATCGACGGCGTGAGGGACCGTCTCCTCGAAGACCCGCGCGAGTGCGACTTCGACCCCGCGGTTCTCAAGTGCAGCGGCGCCGAAACCGCAACCTGCCTTACCGCGCAACAAATGGAGACCGTCCGGGCCGCCTACACCGACATTCGAAAATCCACCGGCGAACTGATCTACCCGCGCCTGCCGTTCGGGGGCGAACTCGGTTGGCGGGTCCCCGGGCGCGCGAACGAGCCCGGCGGCATGGATATCGACATGTTCCGCTACATCGCGAATCAGGACCCCGCCTGGGATTGGCGCTCCTTCGATCTCGAAAAGGACGTCGAACGCGCGCTGGAGCACGGCCGCGACATCCACGCCGTCGATCCCGATCTGGCGCGGTTCAAGGCCCGCGGCGGGAAGCTCCTCATCTACCACGGCTGGAGCGACGGCGGCTCCGGCGGCGCAATTTCCGCCATGAACACCGTCTCCTACTACGAGTCCGTGCGGAAGCAGATGGGCGCGCGCCAGGATGACTGGCTCCGGCTGTTCCTGGTCCCCGGCATGGCGCATTGCGGCGGCGGGACGGGGCCGAACCAGTTCCACGCTCTCGCGGCGCTGGAGCGGTGGCGGGAAGGCGGGGAGGCTCCGGCGAGCATCGTCGCTGCGCGGGTGAACGAATTCGGCCGTGTCGACATGACCCGGCCGCTTTGTCCATACCCGCAGCGCGCTGTCTACAAGGGAACGGGTAGCACCAACGATGCTGCCAATTTCACCTGCAAGGCCGATTGA